The Dyella caseinilytica genome has a window encoding:
- a CDS encoding helix-turn-helix domain-containing protein, whose translation MKRKGIHSAEHRELVTLLFDLRREADLTQAEAAKALGRPQTYVSAVEVGRRGVDLVQIREFCAIYDVSFPEFAEHYEERLKAVTSEARPPRLSTRKRAAAKKTASRAKAVKDKTKPK comes from the coding sequence ATGAAGCGAAAGGGCATTCATTCAGCGGAACATCGCGAGCTGGTGACCCTGCTTTTCGATTTGCGCCGCGAGGCTGATCTCACTCAGGCGGAAGCCGCCAAGGCCTTGGGCCGGCCGCAGACTTATGTGTCGGCGGTGGAAGTGGGACGACGCGGTGTGGATCTGGTGCAGATCCGCGAGTTCTGCGCCATCTATGACGTGAGCTTCCCTGAGTTTGCCGAGCATTACGAAGAGCGTTTGAAAGCAGTCACCAGTGAGGCGCGTCCGCCGCGGCTCTCCACGCGCAAGCGCGCTGCGGCAAAGAAGACGGCATCCAGGGCCAAAGCGGTCAAAGACAAAACGAAGCCGAAGTAA
- a CDS encoding SDR family NAD(P)-dependent oxidoreductase codes for MNTQRKVAIVTGASQGIGAGLVKAFRDRDYRVIANSRSIKPFSDPDVLAIPGDITDRSVAERIVREAMSHFGRIDTLVNNAGVFVAKPFTDYTAEDYANTLAINLNGFFHITQLATTEMVKQGSGHIVNITTTLADYAIEGVPSVLASLTKGGLNAATKSLAIEYAKRGVRVNAVAPGVIKTPMHSPETHAALASLHPVGRMGEISDVVEAILYLESAGFVTGEILHVDGGQSAGH; via the coding sequence ATGAACACGCAACGCAAAGTCGCTATTGTTACCGGCGCATCGCAAGGCATCGGCGCAGGGCTGGTCAAGGCATTTCGCGATCGCGATTATCGCGTTATCGCCAATTCCCGTTCGATCAAACCATTCAGCGATCCGGATGTGCTGGCGATACCTGGCGATATTACCGACCGCTCGGTTGCCGAGCGCATTGTGCGCGAAGCCATGTCGCACTTCGGCCGCATCGATACACTGGTCAACAACGCCGGCGTCTTTGTCGCCAAACCTTTCACGGACTACACGGCAGAAGATTACGCCAACACTCTGGCCATCAACCTCAATGGCTTTTTCCATATCACGCAATTGGCCACGACGGAGATGGTGAAGCAAGGCAGCGGCCACATCGTGAACATCACCACCACCCTGGCTGACTACGCGATCGAAGGCGTGCCCTCCGTGCTGGCATCGTTGACCAAGGGTGGACTCAACGCAGCGACCAAGTCATTGGCGATCGAGTACGCCAAGCGTGGCGTTCGCGTCAATGCGGTCGCTCCTGGCGTCATCAAGACGCCCATGCACTCGCCAGAAACACATGCTGCGCTCGCTTCATTGCATCCGGTCGGCCGCATGGGCGAGATCAGCGACGTCGTCGAAGCGATTCTTTATCTGGAATCGGCCGGCTTCGTCACGGGCGAAATCCTGCATGTCGATGGTGGCCAGAGCGCCGGTCACTGA
- a CDS encoding LysR family transcriptional regulator, whose product MDRIDAMKVFVAALDEGSLAGASRKTGRSAAAVSRAIAFLEAHVGVPLLHRTTRSIKLSEAGERYATACRKLLMDLEEADRNAAGERSVPRGTLTITATVFAGVELLRPIVDAFMDEYPTVSVRMYLLERPVNLIDEGMDLALRITHLADSTLVAQRIAEVRRVIVASPRYLATHPRIVEPADLAKHSIIAMQHMGQDSWSFPPLEGSSVPRAVSFTPRLVVNNVRAAVGSAVEGHGVTRLLSYHVASEIKQDQLRIVLADAELPPFPVHLVSPYGRLSVPKVRAFVDFALPRLRARFACLIKDAETKPDAPIPPRRGRVFAE is encoded by the coding sequence ATGGACCGCATCGATGCCATGAAAGTCTTTGTGGCTGCCCTTGATGAGGGCAGTCTTGCGGGAGCGAGTCGCAAAACCGGACGTTCGGCCGCCGCAGTAAGCCGCGCCATTGCCTTTCTGGAAGCGCATGTCGGTGTGCCTTTGCTACACCGGACAACGCGTTCGATAAAACTTAGCGAAGCCGGCGAACGTTATGCAACCGCGTGCCGAAAGCTACTGATGGACCTTGAGGAGGCCGACCGCAACGCGGCGGGCGAACGGTCCGTGCCACGCGGCACGCTCACTATCACAGCGACCGTCTTCGCGGGCGTGGAATTGTTGCGCCCCATCGTGGACGCCTTCATGGATGAATACCCCACCGTCAGCGTGCGCATGTATCTGCTCGAGCGCCCGGTTAACCTGATCGACGAAGGCATGGACCTGGCCTTGCGTATCACGCATCTGGCTGACTCGACATTGGTCGCTCAACGCATTGCCGAAGTGCGCAGGGTTATCGTCGCGTCACCGCGCTATCTGGCGACGCATCCACGTATCGTGGAGCCTGCCGATCTGGCCAAGCATTCGATCATCGCCATGCAGCACATGGGTCAGGATTCCTGGAGTTTTCCGCCGCTTGAAGGGTCCTCGGTGCCTCGTGCCGTTTCTTTCACGCCGCGGCTGGTGGTCAATAACGTACGTGCAGCCGTCGGATCGGCGGTGGAAGGACACGGCGTTACGCGCCTGCTGTCCTATCACGTGGCCTCCGAAATCAAACAGGATCAGCTGCGCATTGTTCTTGCCGATGCAGAACTGCCCCCATTTCCAGTCCATCTCGTTTCACCGTATGGGCGTCTGTCCGTACCGAAGGTGCGCGCCTTTGTCGATTTCGCATTGCCGCGCCTGCGTGCGCGATTTGCGTGCCTGATCAAGGATGCTGAAACCAAGCCTGATGCGCCGATTCCACCGCGGCGCGGAAGAGTGTTTGCCGAATAG
- a CDS encoding PQQ-dependent sugar dehydrogenase codes for MNPYQGQPAAISAGGQLYAAHCASCHGGSGQGSGNIPGLAHGATQQATDGALFWFITRGAVNNGMPSWAALPAQQRWQIVAYLKTLPTAKAVPVQQTAAIASTITTPPPQPPFTDFRYESPGKVRKITVNDLPPPYATESAGNGPTMAPRPDGVMPKAPEGFKVNLYAEGLGTPRVIRVAPNGDIFLAESGTGQIRIFRGMTADGKPQQTSVFATHLNRPYGIAFYPLGPNPQWVYIGDTDAVVRFPYHNGDLQARGKAEHVVDLPHGPGHWTRDVAFSLDNKTMYVAVGSGSNVDDPDTTPAEKNRADILAYDPDGSHMRVYAWGIRNPSGIAIDPQNGQLWTTVNERDGLGDNLVPDYITSVREGGFYGWPWWYMGSHQDPRHAGKHPELKDKVITPDVILQPHNASLQITFYEANRFPESYKGDLFAAEHGSWNRSTRVGYEVIRIPRHHTSKAGGEYEDFLTGFVLPNGQVWGRPVSVTAAPDGSLLVTDDGSNSIWRVDYVGAK; via the coding sequence GTGAATCCCTATCAAGGCCAGCCGGCGGCGATCAGCGCTGGCGGTCAGCTGTATGCCGCGCATTGCGCCAGCTGTCATGGCGGCAGCGGGCAGGGTAGCGGCAATATTCCGGGGCTGGCGCATGGCGCCACTCAGCAGGCGACTGATGGTGCTTTGTTCTGGTTCATCACCCGGGGCGCGGTCAATAATGGCATGCCGTCATGGGCGGCCTTGCCCGCGCAACAGCGTTGGCAGATTGTTGCTTACCTGAAAACCTTGCCGACGGCGAAAGCGGTGCCCGTGCAGCAAACCGCGGCGATAGCATCCACCATTACGACACCGCCGCCACAGCCGCCGTTTACCGACTTCCGTTACGAATCACCGGGCAAGGTGCGAAAGATCACCGTGAACGATCTGCCGCCGCCCTATGCCACGGAATCCGCCGGCAATGGGCCGACCATGGCACCGCGTCCTGATGGCGTGATGCCGAAGGCGCCCGAAGGCTTCAAAGTCAATCTGTATGCAGAAGGCCTGGGCACGCCACGCGTCATCCGCGTGGCACCGAATGGCGATATCTTCCTGGCGGAAAGTGGTACGGGCCAGATCCGTATCTTTCGCGGCATGACCGCAGACGGCAAGCCGCAGCAGACATCGGTGTTCGCAACGCATCTCAACCGGCCCTATGGCATTGCGTTCTATCCGCTGGGGCCGAATCCGCAGTGGGTTTATATCGGTGATACCGATGCGGTAGTGCGCTTCCCTTATCACAATGGTGATCTACAGGCGCGGGGCAAGGCGGAGCATGTGGTCGATCTCCCGCATGGCCCAGGCCATTGGACGCGCGACGTCGCGTTCTCACTCGATAACAAGACCATGTATGTCGCGGTGGGATCGGGTTCCAATGTCGACGATCCTGATACCACGCCGGCCGAGAAGAACCGCGCGGACATCCTGGCGTACGATCCGGATGGCTCGCATATGCGCGTTTATGCATGGGGCATACGCAATCCATCCGGTATCGCGATCGATCCGCAGAACGGACAACTGTGGACCACCGTGAACGAACGCGATGGCCTAGGTGACAACCTGGTACCCGATTACATCACGTCAGTGCGTGAAGGTGGTTTCTACGGTTGGCCGTGGTGGTACATGGGATCGCACCAGGATCCGCGCCACGCGGGCAAGCATCCGGAACTGAAGGACAAGGTCATCACGCCGGATGTGATCTTGCAGCCGCATAACGCATCGCTGCAGATCACGTTCTATGAAGCGAACCGCTTTCCTGAGTCTTACAAGGGAGATCTGTTCGCCGCCGAGCACGGTTCCTGGAATCGTTCCACGCGCGTTGGTTACGAAGTCATTCGCATTCCTCGGCATCATACGAGCAAGGCTGGCGGGGAATACGAGGATTTCCTGACCGGCTTTGTCTTGCCGAATGGACAGGTATGGGGAAGGCCGGTGAGCGTGACAGCGGCACCGGACGGTTCCTTGCTGGTCACGGACGATGGATCGAACTCGATCTGGCGGGTCGACTACGTTGGTGCAAAGTAG
- a CDS encoding alpha/beta hydrolase — protein sequence MKLWTIALCLLAVWGSAYAETVVWQPAAGHSQIPIWPGAVPDAKPVPGPEYAETDAKALIAGKPLIAVSNVSQPTMTVYAPTGKNTGAAVVVFPGGGFQILAMDLEGTEACDWLTSRGITCVLLKYRVPGVPYVWQCDCRPHDFEISVPSLEDAQRTLRLVRFHATEWHIDPHKIGVLGFSAGGYLVAEVSTHFKRSLYKPVDAADKESSRPDFALAIYPGHLATDNGTLNPNVPISHETPPTFLVQAEDDSTDGVNQSLVYYAALKKAGVPVEMHLYAHGGHAFGLRPTQLPITRWPELAEAWLRTIDIVHE from the coding sequence ATGAAGCTGTGGACGATTGCCCTGTGTCTGCTGGCTGTATGGGGAAGTGCGTATGCGGAGACGGTCGTTTGGCAGCCCGCCGCCGGACACTCGCAAATACCGATATGGCCGGGAGCAGTGCCTGATGCCAAGCCCGTGCCAGGACCGGAATACGCCGAAACAGATGCCAAAGCGCTCATCGCTGGCAAGCCTTTGATTGCGGTAAGTAACGTCTCCCAGCCCACGATGACGGTCTATGCCCCTACAGGTAAGAACACTGGAGCGGCGGTTGTTGTCTTTCCAGGTGGCGGTTTCCAGATTCTGGCTATGGACCTCGAAGGTACCGAGGCGTGTGACTGGCTGACATCGAGAGGCATCACGTGTGTGTTGTTGAAGTATCGCGTCCCGGGTGTGCCTTACGTCTGGCAATGCGATTGCCGTCCGCACGATTTTGAGATATCGGTGCCGTCGTTGGAGGATGCCCAAAGAACGTTGCGGCTGGTGCGCTTTCATGCGACGGAGTGGCACATCGACCCCCACAAGATTGGCGTGCTCGGATTTTCAGCGGGAGGGTATCTGGTGGCGGAAGTGAGTACGCATTTCAAACGCAGCTTGTATAAGCCGGTCGATGCGGCCGACAAAGAAAGCAGTCGTCCTGATTTTGCCCTGGCGATTTATCCGGGACATCTGGCAACCGATAATGGGACGTTGAATCCCAACGTTCCGATTTCTCATGAGACACCACCTACGTTTTTAGTACAGGCAGAAGACGACAGCACGGATGGTGTAAACCAATCGCTGGTTTACTACGCCGCGCTGAAGAAGGCTGGTGTGCCGGTGGAAATGCATCTGTACGCACACGGAGGGCATGCCTTCGGCTTGCGGCCGACGCAGCTTCCGATTACGCGGTGGCCTGAACTGGCCGAGGCGTGGCTGCGGACGATCGACATCGTCCATGAGTGA
- a CDS encoding NAD(P)H-dependent flavin oxidoreductase yields MPTHHSSALDLLGIQVPIIQAPMAGVSSPAMAAAVSNQGGLGSMGVGAMTATQARDAIHQFRALSSGPLNINVFTHRPAQADPHKEQAWLQRLSAEFARTGAKPPQALREIYTSFLVDYDMLTMLLEEKPSVVSFHFGLPHQDQIEALHKAGITLMAAATNVEEALAIEAAGIDAVVAQGYEAGGHRGMFNPDAEDSRLGTFALTRVLAKTVKVPVIAAGGIMDGKGIAAVLALGASAAQLGTAFIATDESLADAGFRQTLFSDAAHHTVMTRVISGRPARCLANAFTRWGATVPDADVPDYPITYDAGKSLNAAGKAAGQSGYGAQWAGQGAPLARSMTTQALMQTLKAELDQATR; encoded by the coding sequence ATGCCGACTCATCACTCGTCCGCACTCGATCTGCTTGGAATCCAGGTCCCCATCATTCAGGCACCGATGGCAGGTGTATCGTCGCCCGCGATGGCCGCGGCGGTGAGCAACCAAGGCGGCCTTGGTTCGATGGGTGTAGGCGCCATGACAGCAACGCAGGCCAGGGATGCCATCCATCAATTCCGGGCGCTGAGCAGCGGGCCACTCAATATCAATGTGTTCACCCATCGCCCGGCGCAGGCCGATCCGCATAAAGAACAGGCGTGGCTGCAGCGATTGAGCGCGGAATTTGCACGAACCGGTGCCAAGCCTCCGCAAGCCTTGCGCGAGATTTACACGTCCTTTCTTGTCGATTACGACATGTTGACGATGCTGCTGGAGGAAAAACCAAGCGTTGTAAGCTTTCACTTCGGGCTGCCACACCAAGACCAGATCGAAGCCTTGCACAAGGCTGGCATCACATTGATGGCCGCCGCGACAAACGTGGAAGAAGCGCTGGCGATCGAAGCCGCGGGTATCGACGCTGTGGTCGCTCAAGGTTACGAAGCAGGCGGCCACCGCGGCATGTTTAATCCGGACGCCGAAGACAGCCGTCTTGGCACGTTTGCCCTTACACGCGTGCTGGCAAAAACAGTCAAGGTCCCTGTGATTGCTGCAGGCGGCATCATGGATGGCAAAGGCATTGCCGCAGTATTGGCGTTGGGCGCGAGCGCCGCGCAATTGGGTACGGCCTTCATAGCCACCGATGAATCACTGGCAGATGCTGGTTTCCGCCAAACCCTTTTCAGCGACGCCGCGCATCACACCGTGATGACGCGCGTGATTTCTGGACGCCCGGCCCGCTGTCTCGCCAACGCATTCACGCGCTGGGGCGCTACCGTGCCCGACGCGGACGTGCCCGACTACCCGATAACCTACGACGCTGGCAAATCACTCAACGCGGCAGGCAAGGCCGCCGGCCAAAGTGGATACGGGGCGCAGTGGGCTGGTCAGGGGGCTCCGCTGGCCCGTAGCATGACCACGCAAGCATTGATGCAAACACTCAAGGCCGAACTGGACCAGGCCACGCGCTGA
- a CDS encoding LytR/AlgR family response regulator transcription factor: MSLRLVIIDDEAPARDKLRRYLAHYEDVHIAGEASNGRDALTLISREQPDVVLLDINMPDMDGFAVLQALGEPLPAEIVFVTAHDDRALQAFDVHAFDYLLKPVSPDRFDRLIQRLRERLMPRQDIGKRLDGLLEALPAPMHYLEHLLVQADDSAQLLRIDRISRMESSRNYLDVYAEGHCYRLRGTLENMLLRLNPVRFARINRSTLVRLDAIREVQPWPEGEYRLLLDDDARVTWTRRYLENLPPGLLLRL; this comes from the coding sequence GTGAGCCTGCGTCTGGTCATTATCGATGACGAAGCCCCCGCCCGAGACAAGCTTCGACGTTACCTGGCCCATTATGAAGATGTGCACATTGCAGGCGAAGCGTCGAATGGCCGTGATGCCTTGACGCTGATCTCCCGCGAGCAGCCGGATGTGGTGTTGTTGGATATCAACATGCCGGACATGGACGGCTTTGCCGTGTTGCAGGCACTAGGCGAGCCACTTCCCGCAGAAATCGTCTTTGTGACAGCTCACGATGATCGGGCGTTGCAAGCTTTTGACGTGCATGCCTTCGACTATTTGCTCAAGCCGGTAAGTCCGGACCGTTTCGACCGCCTGATACAGCGGCTGCGCGAACGGCTGATGCCACGGCAGGATATCGGTAAGCGCCTCGACGGATTGCTCGAAGCCTTGCCAGCGCCGATGCATTATCTGGAGCACCTGCTGGTGCAGGCTGACGATAGCGCTCAGCTTCTTCGCATCGATCGCATCAGCCGTATGGAGTCCAGTCGCAACTACCTGGATGTGTACGCAGAGGGGCATTGCTATCGCTTACGTGGCACCCTGGAAAACATGCTTTTGCGCCTGAATCCCGTACGCTTTGCCCGCATCAACCGCTCCACGCTGGTACGCCTGGATGCCATTCGGGAAGTACAGCCCTGGCCGGAGGGGGAGTACCGCTTGCTGCTCGACGATGATGCTCGTGTCACCTGGACGCGGCGCTACTTGGAAAACCTGCCGCCTGGTTTGTTGTTGCGGCTTTGA
- a CDS encoding XAC0095 family protein translates to MIMTNKPTASLHTSRSGRHVVTEEAYAGLCSVRDELRLFAAVAARQAARNPEVLICRNTLAHCFDHLAQRVDSAVALLANNTAE, encoded by the coding sequence ATGATCATGACCAACAAGCCCACTGCCTCCCTTCACACATCTCGATCAGGTCGCCACGTAGTCACCGAGGAGGCGTATGCAGGCCTCTGCAGCGTCCGCGACGAGTTGCGCCTGTTCGCCGCCGTTGCCGCACGACAGGCGGCGCGCAATCCGGAAGTACTGATCTGCCGCAACACGCTCGCCCATTGCTTTGATCATCTCGCCCAGCGCGTCGACAGCGCTGTGGCTCTTCTTGCCAATAACACAGCGGAATAA
- a CDS encoding DUF4386 domain-containing protein, with protein sequence MTVAVVDVSQRKAARIAGALYMLLMVCGVFGEFGGRGSLIANDDPAKTASNILGSLPLFRLGIVSDLAAFTGDIAIAVALYVLLRPVGRNLALLAAFWRVAEAAVLGVITLNSFTMLLLLTDPRYAKVFSSEQLQDLVWLFNDTHDAGYNIGMIFLALGCLVFSWLLFKSRYIPRLLAGFGVLAYAAMLIGNILTIVRPDYPIGTNFYMPAGIYEIVIGLWLLVLGVRGPARA encoded by the coding sequence ATGACGGTCGCAGTGGTTGATGTGTCCCAGCGCAAGGCTGCCAGGATAGCCGGTGCCCTATACATGCTACTGATGGTATGTGGTGTCTTCGGCGAATTCGGCGGCCGCGGCAGTCTGATTGCGAACGATGATCCTGCAAAGACAGCCAGCAATATTCTCGGGTCCTTACCGCTTTTCCGGCTTGGCATTGTCAGCGACCTGGCCGCCTTTACCGGCGATATCGCCATCGCTGTTGCTCTGTATGTGCTGTTGAGGCCGGTGGGCCGCAATCTGGCCTTGCTGGCGGCATTCTGGCGTGTGGCGGAAGCAGCCGTGCTCGGCGTCATAACGCTCAACAGTTTCACCATGTTGCTGCTGCTGACCGATCCACGTTATGCAAAGGTGTTTTCCAGCGAGCAGTTGCAGGATCTGGTCTGGCTGTTCAACGACACGCACGATGCTGGCTACAACATTGGCATGATCTTTCTGGCGTTGGGCTGCCTTGTCTTTAGCTGGCTGTTGTTCAAGTCGCGCTACATTCCGCGGCTGCTGGCTGGCTTTGGCGTGTTGGCGTATGCCGCGATGCTGATTGGAAACATTTTGACCATCGTTCGTCCGGATTATCCGATCGGCACGAATTTTTATATGCCGGCCGGCATCTACGAGATTGTCATCGGCTTATGGCTGTTGGTACTAGGGGTACGCGGACCCGCCCGCGCATAG
- a CDS encoding sensor histidine kinase, with protein sequence MESLDNVSLSDTRSLRRTDVWVGLWFGVVTLIGLLNALHRYLNNVANGIPASFTFNLIEELTGSLSFGLMLPVLFAAIRRIRQLTHRWMRYACHVLLVLLLSVLHTSLTWGSRIWLFQLAGLGHYDYGVMFWRYVMEFPSDVFYYLLVAVVLWLIDRYRTAQRRELRAAQLESALSEARLDALRLQLNPHFLFNALNAISSIMYEHPRVADEMLARIGELLRATLSAKAQEHSLSEEWRLLALYLDIQRARFGEQLMAHIDTDPALGKAQVPFLVLQPLVENAIEHGGGDIRKVEITVQRCDGNLEFRVSNPVALGGGNTHSGHGIGLSNIEARLKHLYGSHAGLRLARDEGQEASVRLWLPYREGASA encoded by the coding sequence GTGGAATCCTTGGACAATGTGTCGCTGAGTGATACCCGTTCCCTGCGCCGCACCGACGTGTGGGTGGGGCTTTGGTTTGGCGTGGTCACGCTGATCGGCTTGTTGAATGCACTGCACCGTTACCTCAACAACGTCGCAAACGGCATCCCCGCGTCGTTTACCTTTAACCTGATCGAGGAGCTAACCGGCAGCCTGAGTTTCGGGTTGATGCTGCCCGTGCTGTTCGCCGCGATCAGGCGCATCCGGCAGCTCACACATCGATGGATGCGTTATGCCTGCCATGTTCTGCTGGTACTGCTGCTATCGGTGCTGCATACCAGCCTGACCTGGGGCTCGCGTATATGGCTGTTCCAGCTGGCGGGCCTGGGCCACTACGACTATGGCGTCATGTTTTGGCGCTACGTGATGGAGTTTCCCAGCGATGTTTTCTACTACCTGCTGGTGGCCGTGGTGCTGTGGCTGATCGACCGCTACCGTACGGCGCAGCGGCGTGAGCTGCGCGCGGCACAACTGGAATCGGCCCTGTCGGAAGCACGCCTGGATGCGCTGCGCCTACAGCTCAATCCGCATTTTTTGTTCAATGCGCTCAACGCCATTTCTTCCATCATGTACGAACACCCGCGCGTCGCCGATGAAATGCTCGCGCGCATCGGTGAACTGCTGCGCGCGACACTTAGCGCCAAAGCGCAGGAGCACAGCTTGTCGGAGGAATGGCGGCTACTGGCGTTGTATCTGGATATCCAGCGTGCAAGGTTCGGCGAGCAACTGATGGCCCATATCGACACGGATCCCGCCCTCGGTAAAGCTCAGGTGCCTTTTCTGGTATTGCAACCGCTGGTGGAGAATGCGATCGAACACGGTGGCGGTGATATACGGAAGGTCGAGATAACAGTGCAACGGTGTGACGGAAACCTGGAGTTTCGCGTAAGCAATCCTGTTGCGCTCGGTGGCGGAAATACGCATAGCGGCCATGGCATTGGCCTGAGCAATATCGAAGCGCGGTTGAAACACCTGTACGGCAGCCATGCAGGCTTGCGCCTGGCGCGCGACGAAGGGCAGGAGGCCAGCGTGCGATTGTGGCTGCCTTATCGTGAAGGAGCGTCCGCGTGA
- a CDS encoding FUSC family protein — MMLDTTVKTRIARFFRLSALGLRDELKQLRLRGPRALLCAETVGAVVLSLLLADAFNLKDRWWVAISAYVVVRGSLKVSLWRSLDRIAGTLVGAALSALAISLTPHDEAWFVLLLALFAGLGLYRAIGSPRSYAWILGTVTALLVMSEAHQLEGLSVYELALRRVCDVAVGISASMAVVVAVHLARELMRRLLPHEEEEVPASMQSSAATQVGTTTGLDRHSWKMRRLRALQASQGAITIGVLGLFAFHHDLPSFPQTLISITAVLLVPLPALLRKQGEDDLVSLRMANRALGCLAAALLAIVLLPFIGNKPWLCMMTLAAGVWLAAHVQAGSTNTSYLGTQFGIGFIMTFVQDERWSTDATAPALRLLGILIGLSALTLVMFATTRIRLWIVSRYAKD; from the coding sequence ATGATGCTCGACACGACCGTAAAGACTCGCATCGCTCGCTTCTTTCGCCTTAGCGCACTCGGCCTGCGCGACGAACTGAAGCAATTGCGCCTCCGCGGCCCGCGTGCCCTGCTCTGTGCCGAAACAGTCGGCGCCGTGGTGCTATCGCTACTGCTTGCCGATGCATTCAATTTGAAGGATCGCTGGTGGGTGGCGATCAGCGCTTACGTCGTTGTCCGCGGCAGCTTGAAAGTTTCTCTGTGGCGTAGCCTCGACCGCATCGCCGGAACCCTCGTCGGCGCCGCGCTGAGTGCCTTGGCGATCAGCCTGACGCCCCATGACGAAGCATGGTTTGTGCTGCTGTTGGCGCTGTTCGCCGGGCTCGGCTTGTATCGGGCTATCGGCTCGCCGCGCAGCTACGCCTGGATTCTTGGCACGGTGACCGCACTGCTGGTGATGAGTGAGGCGCACCAGCTAGAGGGTCTTAGCGTCTACGAACTTGCCTTGCGCCGTGTTTGTGACGTTGCGGTCGGCATCAGCGCATCGATGGCTGTGGTTGTCGCCGTGCATCTTGCACGTGAACTCATGCGTCGTCTGCTGCCGCACGAGGAAGAAGAAGTGCCGGCAAGTATGCAAAGCTCCGCCGCCACGCAAGTTGGTACAACCACGGGCCTCGATCGGCACAGCTGGAAAATGCGCCGACTCCGCGCCCTGCAGGCCTCGCAAGGTGCCATCACCATAGGCGTACTTGGCTTGTTTGCCTTTCACCACGATTTGCCGTCGTTTCCGCAGACCCTTATTTCCATCACCGCGGTATTGCTGGTGCCGCTGCCTGCGCTGCTGCGCAAGCAGGGGGAAGATGACCTGGTGAGTTTGCGCATGGCCAATCGCGCGCTTGGCTGTCTTGCCGCAGCACTACTGGCGATCGTGCTTCTGCCGTTTATCGGCAACAAGCCCTGGCTTTGCATGATGACCCTCGCAGCGGGCGTATGGCTTGCCGCGCACGTGCAGGCAGGCTCAACAAATACCAGTTACCTGGGCACCCAGTTCGGTATCGGCTTCATCATGACCTTTGTGCAGGACGAACGCTGGTCCACCGATGCGACGGCGCCAGCGTTGCGCTTGCTCGGCATTCTGATCGGTCTGTCAGCGCTCACCTTGGTGATGTTTGCAACGACACGAATCAGGCTTTGGATCGTGTCGAGATATGCCAAAGACTAG